A part of Aurantimicrobium sp. MWH-Uga1 genomic DNA contains:
- a CDS encoding dienelactone hydrolase family protein, producing the protein MTSPASVVSDITIPLESGEHIPGRLAVPSGRGPFPAVVIVHEVFGIDESMTAHITRMASAGYLVLMPDLYSRGGMRKCLKATFRALVDGTGQAYLDIEAAKNYLLSRPDCTGKIGVMGFCMGGGFALQLVNKGYDAAAVNYGQAAKDLDAQLQGSCPIVASFGGKDLSLKGAGPQLEAALTKAGIAHDVKVYPEASHAFMNPTQAGPKALRPLMNTVVGFKPRPEEAADAWQRIERFFGEHLA; encoded by the coding sequence ATGACCTCACCAGCATCGGTAGTTTCTGACATCACAATTCCGCTGGAATCTGGTGAACACATTCCTGGAAGGCTTGCCGTCCCATCCGGGAGGGGCCCTTTTCCCGCGGTGGTGATTGTGCACGAGGTTTTCGGTATCGATGAATCAATGACAGCCCACATCACTCGCATGGCCAGTGCGGGCTACCTTGTTCTCATGCCGGATCTCTATAGCAGGGGTGGAATGCGGAAATGTTTGAAAGCGACATTCCGCGCACTGGTGGATGGAACCGGTCAGGCATACCTGGATATTGAGGCTGCAAAAAACTATCTCCTATCCAGGCCTGATTGCACCGGCAAGATTGGCGTCATGGGCTTTTGCATGGGCGGCGGCTTTGCGTTGCAACTGGTGAATAAAGGCTATGACGCTGCAGCGGTGAACTATGGTCAAGCCGCGAAAGACCTCGATGCCCAACTACAGGGATCCTGCCCGATTGTGGCTAGTTTCGGCGGTAAAGACCTCTCCCTCAAGGGTGCTGGGCCACAGCTGGAGGCTGCGTTGACCAAAGCAGGTATCGCGCACGATGTGAAGGTTTACCCGGAAGCATCCCACGCATTTATGAACCCCACGCAAGCAGGACCAAAAGCTTTGCGGCCACTGATGAATACCGTAGTTGGGTTCAAGCCACGACCTGAGGAAGCAGCCGACGCCTGGCAGCGCATCGAGCGCTTCTTTGGCGAACATCTCGCCTGA
- the metH gene encoding methionine synthase, with product MDALSKRVVIADGAMGTMLQDHNPSLEDFQQLEGCNEILNVSRPDIVTAVHDAYFETGIDCVETNTFGANWSNLGDYGIEDRITELAQAGAEIARASAEKFEAQDGRMRWVLGSMGPGTKLPSLGHTTYAHLKATFAEEAVGLIRGGADAFLVETSQDLLQTKAAVNGCKQAIDEEGIKLPIFVEVTVETTGTMLMGSEIGAALTALEPLGIDMIGLNCATGPAEMSEHLRQLSKNSTVPVMVMPNAGLPELTADGARYPLGPEELATAHEQFVKEFGLALVGGCCGTTPAHLKAVVDRVGGMKLSPRNPQHEAGVASLYQHVPFDQDNTFLAIGERTNANGSKAFREAMLEGRWDDCVEIARKQVRDGAHLLDVCVDYVGRDGTDDAREIVSRFASASTLPLVIDSTEPAVLQAGMELIGGRPVVNSVNFEDGDGPDSRFGRIMPLVKEHGAAVIALTIDEEGQARTTKDKVRIASRLIDTLVNDWDMRVDDIIVDALTFPIATGQEETRRDAIETIEAIRQINAKYPGIHTTLGVSNVSFGLNPASRAVLNSVFIHEAVEAGLDSAIVDAAKIVPLASIPEQQRKVALDLVWDRREYDAEGNLTYDPLATMLDLFDGVDSASLKDARAAELAALPVGERLERRIIDGESKGLDEDLDLARAEGTSALDIINNHLLAGMKVVGERFGSGEMQLPFVLQSAEVMKTAVALLEPHMEKSDEAGKGTIVLATVRGDVHDIGKNLVDIILTNNGYDVINIGIKKTINEIIQAAEENNADVIGMSGLLVKSTVVMKENLEELTSRGLGTKWPVILGGAALTRTFVEDDLASMFDGTVRYARDAFEGLALMEPLVAISRGADPDSVGLPQLKKRIHKQSLLEVTEPENMPTRSDVALDNPVPTPPFWGTRIVKGIALADYAAFLDERATFMGQWGLKPSRADDGASYDELVETEGRPRLRYWLDRILAEGMMDASVVYGYFPAVSEGDDLVILNHGDDPQGILGQPGLLAPDGGSEQLPGGGALGTDRLRFTFPRQRRDRHLCLSDFVKSRESGHVDVVGFQLVTVGATVDQFTAKMFAENAYRDYMELNGLAMQLTESLAEFWHSRMREELGFKAEDPDDLAGMFKLNYRGARFSLGYPACPDMEDRRKVVELLRPERVGVELSEELQLHPEQSTDAFVFHHPEAKYFSV from the coding sequence ATGGACGCGCTCTCTAAGCGCGTCGTCATCGCTGATGGCGCCATGGGAACCATGCTGCAAGATCACAACCCAAGCCTGGAAGACTTTCAGCAGCTCGAGGGGTGTAACGAGATACTCAATGTGAGCCGCCCGGATATTGTCACCGCGGTTCATGATGCCTACTTCGAAACAGGAATTGATTGTGTTGAAACCAACACCTTTGGTGCCAACTGGTCCAACTTGGGTGACTATGGCATTGAAGATCGAATCACTGAGTTAGCACAGGCCGGGGCAGAAATAGCTCGAGCAAGCGCTGAAAAGTTTGAAGCCCAAGATGGTCGCATGCGATGGGTGCTGGGATCAATGGGGCCGGGAACAAAACTTCCCAGCCTGGGTCACACCACTTATGCCCACCTCAAAGCAACATTTGCTGAAGAAGCAGTCGGACTCATCCGCGGTGGGGCTGATGCTTTCCTAGTTGAAACCTCTCAAGATCTGTTACAAACCAAAGCTGCGGTTAACGGTTGTAAGCAAGCCATCGACGAAGAGGGCATCAAGCTCCCCATTTTTGTTGAGGTCACCGTGGAGACCACCGGAACCATGTTGATGGGTTCCGAGATTGGTGCAGCACTGACGGCCCTCGAGCCGCTAGGCATTGACATGATCGGGTTGAACTGCGCCACCGGTCCTGCCGAAATGAGCGAGCACCTCCGTCAACTGTCGAAGAATTCCACCGTTCCGGTCATGGTGATGCCCAACGCAGGTTTGCCAGAACTCACCGCCGATGGTGCTCGCTATCCACTTGGGCCAGAAGAGTTGGCAACCGCTCACGAACAGTTTGTGAAAGAGTTTGGTCTTGCTCTGGTTGGTGGATGTTGTGGGACAACTCCCGCACACCTCAAAGCTGTGGTTGACCGTGTTGGTGGGATGAAACTCTCGCCACGCAACCCTCAGCATGAAGCAGGTGTGGCAAGCCTCTACCAGCACGTCCCGTTTGACCAGGACAACACCTTCCTCGCTATTGGCGAGCGAACCAATGCCAACGGCTCCAAAGCGTTCCGTGAAGCGATGCTTGAGGGTCGTTGGGATGACTGTGTCGAGATTGCCCGAAAGCAAGTTCGTGACGGTGCCCACCTTCTTGATGTGTGCGTGGACTACGTCGGTCGCGATGGCACCGATGACGCCCGCGAAATCGTGTCACGATTCGCGAGTGCGTCGACGCTGCCATTAGTCATCGACTCCACAGAACCTGCCGTGCTGCAAGCGGGAATGGAACTAATTGGTGGTCGCCCAGTTGTGAACTCGGTCAACTTCGAAGATGGCGATGGACCTGATTCTCGTTTTGGCAGAATTATGCCGCTGGTGAAAGAACACGGCGCAGCCGTGATTGCTCTGACCATCGATGAAGAAGGTCAGGCACGCACCACTAAAGACAAAGTGCGCATTGCGAGTCGTTTGATTGACACCCTCGTTAACGACTGGGATATGCGCGTAGATGACATTATCGTTGATGCTCTCACCTTCCCCATCGCAACCGGTCAGGAAGAAACCAGGCGCGATGCCATTGAAACTATCGAAGCCATTCGCCAGATCAATGCCAAATACCCGGGGATTCACACCACATTGGGTGTCTCCAACGTTTCCTTTGGTTTGAACCCCGCCTCGCGTGCTGTGCTCAACTCGGTTTTCATCCACGAGGCAGTCGAGGCTGGCCTCGACTCTGCCATCGTGGATGCAGCCAAGATTGTTCCCCTGGCTTCCATCCCTGAGCAGCAGCGCAAAGTCGCCCTGGATTTGGTCTGGGACCGGCGAGAATACGATGCTGAGGGAAACCTCACCTATGACCCACTTGCCACCATGTTGGATCTCTTTGATGGTGTTGATTCAGCCAGTTTGAAAGATGCGCGTGCTGCAGAACTTGCCGCGCTTCCTGTGGGAGAGCGCCTCGAGCGCCGCATTATTGACGGCGAATCGAAAGGCCTCGACGAGGACCTCGACCTCGCCCGCGCCGAAGGTACTTCAGCACTCGACATCATCAATAACCACTTGCTGGCTGGCATGAAGGTGGTCGGTGAGCGCTTTGGTAGCGGTGAAATGCAGCTTCCATTCGTGCTGCAGTCCGCAGAAGTGATGAAGACCGCTGTGGCGTTGCTCGAACCTCATATGGAAAAGAGCGACGAAGCGGGCAAGGGAACCATCGTCCTGGCCACCGTCCGTGGTGACGTTCACGACATTGGTAAAAACTTGGTGGACATCATCCTCACTAACAACGGCTACGACGTCATCAATATCGGCATCAAAAAAACCATCAACGAAATCATTCAGGCTGCGGAAGAAAACAATGCTGATGTGATCGGGATGAGTGGTTTGCTGGTGAAGAGCACCGTGGTGATGAAAGAAAACCTTGAAGAACTCACCAGCCGTGGTTTGGGAACCAAGTGGCCCGTCATTCTCGGTGGTGCTGCCCTGACCCGAACTTTCGTAGAGGATGATTTAGCTTCTATGTTCGATGGCACCGTGCGATACGCACGCGATGCCTTCGAAGGTTTAGCCCTGATGGAACCACTGGTTGCCATCAGTCGTGGTGCTGATCCTGACAGTGTTGGGCTACCTCAACTCAAGAAGCGTATTCACAAGCAGAGCCTGCTGGAAGTAACCGAACCTGAGAACATGCCAACCCGTTCGGATGTGGCATTGGATAATCCCGTCCCCACACCACCATTTTGGGGAACACGCATCGTCAAGGGTATTGCGCTGGCTGATTATGCGGCTTTCCTCGATGAACGTGCCACGTTCATGGGGCAGTGGGGTCTCAAACCCAGTCGCGCCGATGACGGAGCCAGTTACGACGAGTTAGTCGAGACCGAAGGTCGCCCTCGCCTGCGTTACTGGCTTGATCGTATCCTTGCCGAGGGCATGATGGATGCCTCGGTTGTCTATGGTTACTTCCCTGCCGTGTCTGAAGGAGATGATCTCGTCATCCTCAACCACGGCGATGATCCTCAAGGAATTCTGGGCCAACCAGGACTTTTAGCACCAGATGGGGGCTCAGAGCAGCTTCCAGGCGGGGGAGCCCTTGGCACTGACCGCCTGCGATTTACCTTCCCACGCCAACGTCGTGATCGTCACTTGTGCCTCTCTGACTTCGTCAAGTCTCGAGAAAGCGGCCACGTAGATGTTGTGGGATTCCAGCTGGTCACCGTTGGTGCCACTGTCGACCAGTTCACCGCCAAAATGTTCGCAGAAAACGCATACCGCGACTATATGGAGCTCAACGGTTTAGCAATGCAGCTCACTGAGTCGTTAGCGGAGTTCTGGCACTCCCGAATGCGCGAAGAACTGGGATTCAAGGCTGAAGATCCTGATGATCTCGCAGGAATGTTCAAGCTCAACTACCGAGGTGCTCGCTTCTCCCTGGGATACCCCGCATGCCCTGATATGGAAGACCGCCGCAAGGTTGTTGAGTTACTACGGCCAGAACGTGTAGGCGTTGAACTGTCCGAAGAACTGCAGTTACATCCAGAACAGTCCACCGACGCTTTTGTATTCCACCACCCCGAGGCTAAATACTTCTCCGTCTAA
- a CDS encoding ECF transporter S component, with protein MMTRLSSTRTSLMVAASLLALAAFAWPLFTSALPTQTQAAVPFVVFAVVPLLVVVMSLILDGSITSSKTLALLGLLTAVGTAVRIASTGVGGFEAVFIVLILGGRAFGARFGFLLGMLTIALSSVLWGGFGPWTAFQMFAAGWVGAGAGLLPGRSTPPTDKSSRRKEIVVLVLYGVCASYLFGAIMNLWFWPFGVGPATDISYVPGGSLFENLSHFVVYTLLTSTLTWDTVRAITTAIGLALIGAPALKALRRAKL; from the coding sequence ATGATGACGCGACTGAGTTCAACGAGAACGAGCCTTATGGTGGCAGCCTCGCTCCTGGCACTTGCTGCTTTTGCCTGGCCACTGTTCACTTCTGCTCTTCCCACCCAAACCCAAGCCGCCGTTCCTTTTGTTGTCTTTGCTGTTGTTCCACTGCTGGTTGTCGTGATGTCGCTGATTCTTGATGGCAGCATTACTAGTTCCAAAACTCTTGCCCTCTTGGGTTTGCTGACCGCCGTGGGCACAGCCGTGCGCATTGCCAGCACGGGAGTGGGAGGTTTTGAAGCTGTCTTTATTGTGCTGATTCTGGGCGGTCGTGCTTTTGGTGCACGCTTTGGTTTTCTTCTCGGCATGCTCACCATCGCACTGTCTTCTGTGCTGTGGGGCGGATTTGGTCCGTGGACCGCTTTCCAAATGTTTGCTGCCGGCTGGGTGGGTGCAGGTGCTGGGTTGCTGCCTGGGCGAAGTACCCCGCCCACAGATAAATCATCCCGTCGCAAAGAAATTGTGGTTCTGGTGCTTTACGGCGTATGCGCCTCGTATCTATTCGGCGCGATCATGAACCTCTGGTTCTGGCCATTTGGCGTAGGGCCAGCAACAGATATCAGTTACGTTCCAGGTGGCAGCCTGTTTGAGAACCTCAGCCATTTTGTGGTTTATACGCTCCTGACGTCAACCCTCACCTGGGACACTGTTCGCGCCATCACAACTGCAATCGGACTTGCCCTCATTGGTGCCCCGGCTTTGAAAGCCCTGCGTCGAGCAAAACTCTAG
- a CDS encoding ATP-binding cassette domain-containing protein produces the protein MSLSFAGFFIALRIIYRLLFGSFSWTAVGQAALLALPFAAVIIACGLLSSLIDFRKLLISLSGLKYSRSVGTALMIALASFPTLLAQVKKINTYRTLRGISSRFAVVVPVLEHTVEKSVAAAAAMELKGFASQEQLREATPSPITFDEYSLSFGNHTVLNNVSVSFAPGTVTVLTGATGSGKTSLLESIAGLSQHFHAGIATGTLSLGSVDRLHVPPRDTAKLIGFVPQNVRLSFTASTAREELEYTLRLHGETKEIIPSRIEELLGIYGLCDYADVPVDMLSAGQATRVALASALATSPHILLLDEPLADLDSASVSELIDILDHLRAAGMTIVLSEHHTSALESLDPRWLVLEAGKVTEGKFVPASSFPARTFPLTSSDQVLAVNGLEVTHGEKKVLSDVTFTARTGEIIALTGANGVGKTSLLTALSNTQSAGVVEVLGTDLSTLPATQKVSRIAAVPEEASWLFMTESLAEELEYADKIAGVPANTGLTKLTFRSLLSRDVLSPELLRTHPRDLSAGTQRALAIALQLSWKPGVITIDEPTRGLDPHSRSAMAEVLRCVAETGTVVVFATHDGEFARSLHAQIFTVAEGTLIHPEQVNA, from the coding sequence GTGAGTCTGTCGTTTGCCGGCTTCTTTATTGCACTGCGTATTATTTATCGCCTGCTCTTTGGATCATTCAGTTGGACCGCTGTGGGGCAAGCGGCACTGCTTGCCCTCCCTTTTGCGGCCGTCATCATTGCCTGCGGTTTATTGAGCTCTCTCATTGACTTCAGGAAGCTGCTGATCTCCCTTTCAGGATTGAAGTATTCGCGTTCTGTTGGAACAGCGCTGATGATTGCGTTGGCAAGCTTCCCCACGTTGCTTGCTCAAGTAAAGAAGATCAACACGTATCGAACCCTGCGCGGAATCTCCTCTCGTTTTGCCGTGGTCGTTCCCGTGCTCGAGCACACCGTTGAAAAGTCAGTCGCCGCAGCTGCCGCAATGGAACTTAAAGGTTTTGCTTCGCAAGAACAGCTTCGCGAGGCCACTCCAAGTCCCATCACATTCGATGAATATTCTCTGAGCTTCGGTAATCACACCGTGTTGAACAATGTTTCCGTTTCTTTTGCCCCAGGCACTGTGACCGTGCTGACGGGTGCAACAGGGTCTGGAAAAACATCTCTTTTAGAGAGCATCGCTGGCCTCAGCCAGCATTTCCATGCGGGCATAGCTACAGGTACTCTCAGCCTGGGTAGCGTTGACCGCCTTCATGTACCGCCGCGCGACACCGCAAAGCTCATTGGTTTTGTTCCCCAAAATGTTCGCCTCAGTTTCACCGCATCCACGGCACGGGAAGAACTGGAATACACTCTTCGCCTCCACGGTGAAACCAAGGAAATCATTCCTTCCCGAATTGAAGAGCTCCTGGGTATATATGGTCTTTGTGACTATGCAGACGTACCTGTGGATATGCTCTCAGCTGGTCAGGCAACTCGGGTGGCTCTCGCGAGTGCACTGGCGACATCACCCCACATTCTGTTACTTGATGAGCCGCTAGCAGATCTTGATTCTGCGTCAGTGTCTGAGCTCATCGACATTCTGGATCACCTCCGCGCCGCAGGTATGACCATCGTGCTCTCTGAACACCACACTTCTGCTTTAGAGAGTCTCGATCCTCGCTGGCTCGTGCTTGAAGCTGGAAAAGTTACCGAAGGAAAATTTGTTCCTGCTTCAAGCTTTCCTGCTCGTACTTTTCCGTTGACAAGCTCCGATCAGGTTCTTGCCGTCAACGGCTTAGAAGTTACTCACGGTGAAAAGAAGGTCTTGAGTGATGTCACCTTCACTGCACGCACGGGAGAGATCATCGCGCTCACTGGCGCAAACGGAGTGGGAAAAACATCGCTCCTAACTGCACTCAGCAACACACAGTCCGCTGGAGTGGTGGAAGTGTTGGGAACAGACCTATCGACCCTTCCTGCAACACAAAAGGTCAGCCGAATCGCAGCTGTTCCCGAAGAGGCCTCTTGGCTGTTCATGACCGAAAGCTTGGCGGAAGAACTTGAGTATGCCGACAAGATTGCTGGTGTTCCTGCCAACACGGGACTGACCAAGCTCACCTTCCGCTCTCTGTTATCTCGTGATGTTTTATCGCCGGAGTTGTTGAGAACACATCCTCGTGACTTATCTGCGGGAACACAACGTGCTCTAGCTATTGCTCTTCAACTCAGTTGGAAACCAGGTGTCATCACCATTGACGAACCCACTCGAGGTTTAGATCCTCACTCACGCTCTGCCATGGCAGAGGTTCTGCGCTGTGTTGCCGAAACGGGAACTGTTGTGGTTTTTGCTACGCACGATGGTGAATTTGCGCGCAGTCTTCACGCGCAAATCTTCACCGTGGCCGAGGGAACACTAATTCACCCCGAGCAGGTGAACGCATGA
- a CDS encoding chloride channel protein, which yields MKTSPGKQLLSLLVMPAIFGVLAALAATAFLTLVELGQEFLYGVIPHALGFTEAPWWLAGIFLIVAAVLIIFIRKMPGHAGPGPLTGFHFDTPGGFAPAILLTAFVSLIAGASLGPEAPLIILGTSLAFVFTRNKDEQTRKAAMFIAGAAAIGAVFGNPFITAFMILEFAALGVVPYVLVIPVMTALAASYVVQIGIWNFPGFAGHPLAVHGIPDYTTINPGDFLGAVLVAVLAGLIALSTRALGGRVQAFSDKMFAPTLFISVAIIIALVFVGQSYFGVPLNQLLFSGNSGMSGLIAESSVVVVIVVLLAKTAIYSLTLGSGFRGGPIFPITFLGVAVGVLVSLHFPGSPVSAFAAAGIAGASAAFLKLPATSALLAAVLIGGAGEAIAPIAITGAVVGFIIRAMADARAPRETPAHS from the coding sequence ATGAAGACTTCTCCGGGGAAACAGCTCCTCTCACTTTTAGTCATGCCCGCCATCTTTGGTGTTCTTGCGGCGTTAGCTGCAACGGCTTTTCTCACGCTTGTCGAGCTTGGCCAAGAGTTTCTGTACGGGGTCATTCCTCACGCACTGGGATTCACCGAAGCACCCTGGTGGCTTGCAGGAATCTTCTTAATCGTTGCTGCGGTGTTGATTATCTTCATTCGCAAGATGCCTGGTCATGCAGGCCCTGGCCCGTTGACGGGGTTCCACTTTGATACTCCTGGTGGCTTCGCTCCAGCCATCTTGCTCACTGCGTTTGTGAGTTTGATTGCAGGAGCATCACTAGGTCCTGAGGCGCCACTGATCATCTTGGGCACGAGCCTTGCGTTTGTATTCACCCGCAATAAAGACGAGCAGACCAGGAAAGCGGCGATGTTTATTGCCGGTGCTGCAGCCATAGGTGCAGTTTTCGGTAACCCCTTTATTACTGCGTTCATGATTTTGGAATTTGCTGCCCTGGGAGTTGTCCCCTACGTGTTAGTCATCCCCGTAATGACAGCCTTGGCGGCAAGTTATGTCGTGCAAATAGGTATCTGGAATTTTCCTGGCTTCGCGGGGCACCCACTAGCTGTGCACGGAATTCCTGACTACACCACCATCAACCCCGGCGATTTTCTTGGAGCAGTGTTGGTCGCTGTGCTGGCCGGACTGATTGCACTGTCTACCCGTGCCTTGGGTGGTCGTGTTCAAGCCTTCTCTGACAAGATGTTTGCTCCTACACTGTTTATTTCTGTTGCCATCATCATTGCGCTGGTATTTGTTGGACAGTCTTACTTTGGTGTTCCACTCAACCAGCTGCTCTTTAGCGGAAACAGCGGAATGTCTGGCCTCATTGCCGAGAGCTCTGTGGTTGTGGTGATTGTTGTGCTGCTGGCCAAGACAGCAATCTATTCCCTGACCTTGGGCTCAGGTTTCCGTGGCGGACCTATCTTCCCCATCACCTTCTTGGGTGTTGCGGTGGGAGTGCTGGTAAGCCTTCATTTCCCTGGCTCACCTGTGAGCGCATTTGCGGCTGCAGGTATTGCTGGAGCTTCTGCAGCTTTTCTGAAACTACCTGCAACTAGTGCTCTTCTTGCCGCAGTGCTGATAGGTGGCGCCGGGGAAGCTATAGCTCCCATAGCCATTACCGGCGCTGTGGTCGGTTTCATTATCCGGGCGATGGCAGATGCTCGGGCTCCCCGGGAGACACCAGCTCACTCCTAA
- a CDS encoding TetR/AcrR family transcriptional regulator — translation MISPIADIRRDAILTAALELLDSSGIEGISMARIAQVTGLSRPAIYQYFSSRENILGELLINDMADLSNEIDRIVSAEQEPMEQVRLWIHYSLAHMASKEHRVVREISVKNLREEQRGELMAMHGYFLTSLISPLKELGIEDPSSQVSLIFAAITSAAERIDSGKPFITEAASLEKFVIAGIEAEL, via the coding sequence ATGATTTCCCCGATTGCAGATATCCGCAGAGACGCGATTTTGACGGCTGCTCTCGAGTTGCTAGATTCATCCGGCATTGAGGGAATTTCCATGGCGCGAATCGCTCAAGTAACTGGATTGTCACGTCCTGCGATTTATCAGTATTTCTCCTCCCGAGAAAACATTCTTGGTGAACTACTCATCAACGACATGGCAGATCTCAGCAATGAGATCGACCGTATTGTCTCGGCCGAACAAGAGCCAATGGAACAAGTGCGTCTGTGGATTCACTACTCCCTCGCCCACATGGCAAGTAAAGAACACCGCGTCGTCAGAGAAATCTCCGTCAAAAATCTGCGTGAAGAACAACGTGGCGAACTAATGGCAATGCACGGCTACTTTCTTACGAGCCTTATCTCGCCACTAAAAGAGTTGGGTATCGAGGATCCTTCTTCTCAGGTCAGCCTAATTTTTGCTGCGATAACCTCTGCTGCAGAACGAATAGATTCAGGAAAGCCTTTCATTACTGAAGCAGCGTCTTTAGAGAAATTTGTCATTGCCGGTATTGAAGCCGAGCTATAG
- the hemL gene encoding glutamate-1-semialdehyde 2,1-aminomutase codes for MTTFETSLQWHNRAQRIIPGGVSSPVRAFQSVGGTPRYFVKGEGSKIWDVDGNEYVDLVGSWGPMIVGHAHPHVVSRVKSAMEKSFSFGAPGPGEVLLAEEIAARVPACERVRFVSSGTEAVMTAVRLARAATGRNLIVKFAGCYHGHSDSLLVQSGSGIATLGLPNSPGVTQGQTQDTIVVPFNDVEAMNRLFAERGSDIAAVITEATPANMGVVPPSPGFNKFLSDITKKNGALFILDEVMTGFRISHGGWWGKFGLEEAWTPDLFTFGKVIGGGMPLAAVGGSASVMELLAPSGSVYQAGTLSGNPVATTAGLATLELCDSELYLSLDSRAREVGSAISNALTAADVEHSFQQAGNLFSFFFTSQNVSNFDDAKKQDTSAFAVFFHSLLEQGISVPPSAFEAWFVSGALTDDDVDKIAKAASVAAQQVKLRSS; via the coding sequence ATGACCACTTTTGAGACTTCTCTCCAATGGCACAACCGTGCCCAGCGCATTATTCCTGGGGGCGTGAGTTCACCTGTTCGCGCATTTCAATCGGTAGGTGGCACTCCTCGCTACTTCGTTAAGGGCGAAGGCTCAAAGATCTGGGATGTTGACGGCAACGAATACGTGGACCTTGTGGGTTCGTGGGGTCCCATGATTGTGGGACATGCACATCCTCATGTTGTGAGCCGTGTGAAGTCAGCAATGGAGAAGTCATTCTCTTTTGGTGCACCAGGCCCCGGCGAAGTACTCCTCGCGGAAGAAATTGCTGCCCGCGTTCCTGCCTGTGAGCGTGTGCGTTTTGTTTCCTCCGGAACAGAAGCTGTGATGACAGCTGTTCGTCTTGCTCGTGCAGCAACCGGTCGCAATCTCATTGTGAAGTTTGCGGGCTGCTACCACGGTCACAGTGATTCCTTGTTGGTTCAGTCAGGTTCCGGAATTGCAACCCTTGGATTACCCAACTCTCCAGGAGTCACCCAAGGACAAACCCAAGACACCATTGTTGTTCCCTTCAATGATGTTGAGGCCATGAATCGACTCTTCGCTGAGCGAGGTTCTGACATTGCCGCTGTCATCACCGAAGCAACTCCTGCCAACATGGGCGTTGTTCCACCTTCGCCAGGCTTCAACAAATTCCTTTCGGATATCACGAAGAAAAACGGTGCGCTGTTCATCTTGGATGAGGTCATGACGGGCTTCCGTATTTCTCACGGTGGATGGTGGGGAAAGTTTGGGCTTGAAGAAGCCTGGACTCCTGACCTCTTTACCTTCGGCAAGGTCATTGGCGGAGGTATGCCGTTGGCTGCCGTGGGTGGCTCTGCTTCCGTCATGGAACTTCTCGCCCCAAGCGGTTCTGTATACCAAGCAGGCACACTGAGCGGTAACCCTGTGGCCACCACTGCCGGTCTGGCAACGCTAGAACTGTGTGACTCTGAGCTTTATTTGTCACTTGATTCCAGAGCTCGTGAAGTGGGTTCCGCTATCTCCAATGCCTTAACCGCAGCAGATGTCGAACACAGTTTTCAGCAGGCGGGAAACCTCTTTTCCTTCTTCTTCACTTCTCAAAACGTCAGTAACTTTGATGATGCAAAAAAGCAGGACACTTCGGCATTTGCGGTGTTCTTCCATTCGCTTCTTGAACAGGGAATTTCGGTACCTCCATCGGCATTTGAGGCGTGGTTTGTCTCCGGTGCTTTGACAGATGACGACGTGGACAAAATTGCCAAGGCAGCGTCAGTCGCTGCGCAACAAGTGAAACTGCGCTCAAGCTGA